A genome region from Arachis duranensis cultivar V14167 chromosome 6, aradu.V14167.gnm2.J7QH, whole genome shotgun sequence includes the following:
- the LOC107494335 gene encoding uncharacterized mitochondrial protein AtMg00810-like — protein sequence MENEPAAHFPVLFARLGRVALEALSPLHGCALWESLAPFAHAEKIQLEAIDNEFKALTKCGTWFLVDLPPNATIVGCKWVYAIKKSAEGLEAHYLPEQKLLLTQTKYAKDLLHYARMHNSNPMPTPMMTSLKMSKNDSDPYEDPKQYRSIAGALQYLTITRPDLAFVVNKVSQFMHSPTIQHWKAVKRILRYLEEILNEDSDWTSDLDDRRSITGYCIYLGTNLIAWRSDKQSKIIRSTTEEEYRAIASA from the exons ATGGAAAATGAGCCAGCTGCTCATTTTCCAGTTCTTTTTGCACGCCTAGGAAGGGTAGCTCTTGAGGCTCTTTCACCTTTGCATGGGTGTGCTCTGTGGGAGTCATTGGCTCCTTTTGCACACGCAGAGAAGATTCAACTCGAG GCTATAGACAACGAATTTAAGGCTCTAACTAAATGTGGGACATGGTTTCTAGTTGATCTTCCACCTAATGCAACCATTGTTGGTTGCAAATGGGTGTACGCCATTAAAAAGAGTGCAGAAG GCCTTGAAGCTCATTATTTGCCTGAGCAGAAATTGTTACTTACTCAAACAAAGTATGCAAAAGATCTGCTACATTATGCAAGAATGCATAATTCAAATCCTATGCCTACACCTATGATgacatctttgaagatgagCAAAAATGACTCAGATCCTTATGAAGATCCTAAGCAATATAGATCCATTGCAGGAGCCTTACAGTATCTCACAATTACAAGACCAGATTTAGCATTCGTTGTGAACAAAGTTTCTCAATTTATGCATTCACCAACCATTCAACATTGGAAGGCAGTTAAGAGGATACTTAGATATCTAGAAGAAATACTTAATGAAG ATTCGGACTGGACTTCGGACTTAGATGATCGGAGGTCAATTACTGGATATTGTATCTACCTTGGCACAAATTTAATAGCTTGGAGGAGTGACAAACAGTCTAAGATTATCAGGTCTACAACTGAAGAAGAATATAGAGCGATAGCCTCAGCTTAG